One window of the Trueperaceae bacterium genome contains the following:
- a CDS encoding MFS transporter, which translates to MRPSRSFLYQCLASSFVTAASSMVAVMTPLYAVSLGVEAQWLGLLMALPGIIPVLLALQVGRWVDSIGVARSFFLGIAGLLLSPLTVIVFPGIAALAAARVLLGLFVLVFTLASQSLVASLTNGKSHESNFGVQSTWLAGGRMVGPILVGTIIDGAGYRISFAAVFAMVLVAAVLAYEVARAAPRASGGRLRPSPLRKGAVSSTLRNVGLQMAVLTSAGVFLALTMREAFLPVMLEGMGMSATVIGSLVSLGSLTSVLIRPAMPAVIRLLGGAGNALVTSMVAVAVGVGLLSLAQSVAGFAALAVTVGLGTGIAFPLSIVSVASHVPLRDRGVALSLRLSFNSTVEIFGPMLSGVVVAATSFRFGFAAAGVTLGCITLVSLAIVKRFNAGAILGEGAGTERAGPQPEPERGGAVGAAED; encoded by the coding sequence ATGCGACCATCTCGTTCGTTCCTCTACCAATGTCTCGCCTCGAGCTTCGTGACGGCGGCCTCCAGCATGGTGGCCGTCATGACGCCCCTCTACGCCGTCAGCCTGGGCGTCGAGGCGCAGTGGCTCGGGCTCCTCATGGCGTTGCCGGGGATCATCCCGGTCCTGCTGGCGCTGCAGGTCGGACGGTGGGTCGACTCCATCGGCGTGGCCAGGTCGTTCTTCCTCGGCATCGCGGGCCTGCTCCTCTCGCCCCTGACGGTGATCGTGTTCCCCGGGATCGCCGCGCTCGCGGCTGCCAGGGTCCTGCTCGGCCTCTTCGTGCTCGTCTTCACGCTCGCGTCGCAGTCGCTCGTGGCATCGCTCACCAACGGCAAGTCGCACGAGAGCAACTTCGGCGTCCAGTCCACCTGGCTGGCCGGCGGGCGGATGGTCGGCCCCATCCTGGTCGGCACCATCATCGACGGCGCCGGTTACCGCATCAGCTTCGCGGCCGTCTTCGCCATGGTGCTGGTAGCGGCGGTCCTCGCCTATGAGGTGGCTAGGGCAGCGCCGCGAGCGTCCGGTGGGCGCCTCCGCCCGAGCCCGCTGCGCAAGGGCGCGGTCAGCTCGACGCTGCGCAACGTCGGGTTGCAGATGGCCGTGCTCACGAGCGCCGGCGTCTTCCTCGCCCTGACGATGCGGGAGGCGTTCCTCCCCGTGATGCTCGAGGGGATGGGCATGTCCGCCACGGTCATCGGCTCGCTCGTCAGCCTCGGCTCGCTCACCTCGGTGTTGATCAGGCCGGCCATGCCCGCGGTCATCCGGCTGCTCGGCGGCGCCGGCAACGCGCTCGTCACCTCCATGGTCGCCGTGGCCGTTGGCGTCGGCCTACTCTCGTTGGCGCAGAGCGTGGCCGGCTTCGCGGCCCTGGCCGTCACGGTCGGCCTCGGCACGGGCATCGCCTTCCCTCTGAGCATCGTGTCGGTGGCGTCGCACGTGCCGCTGCGCGACCGCGGCGTCGCCCTCAGCCTGCGCCTCTCGTTCAACAGCACGGTGGAGATCTTCGGTCCGATGCTGAGCGGGGTCGTCGTGGCCGCGACGTCCTTCCGCTTCGGCTTCGCCGCGGCCGGTGTGACGCTGGGGTGCATAACGCTCGTGTCTCTGGCGATCGTGAAGCGCTTCAACGCCGGCGCCATCCTAGGCGAGGGCGCCGGCACCGAGCGGGCCGGGCCGCAGCCCGAGCCCGAGCGGGGTGGGGCGGTGGGAGCGGCCGAGGATTGA
- a CDS encoding TldD/PmbA family protein, whose amino-acid sequence MTVQEAKTWLLAAAAKRGVELEVLSTSERQLMLEARGGKPSEVKSSTRAGIGLRVVDDGRTGYASTEELTTDALAWALDEAVANAAITPAAGGALPRGRALGRTDLLGEGLSAPLTDKIATSVSFEQAVTADPRVQAMQFGRYMEAEQQVEIGSTAGVDGGYRAGIALLLGGIVMREGESVKQGYHLDPAGDYHQLDPGRTAQTMLRRVGRQLGAKPLKTGRRRAVFEPEVVTTLLELLVYSLSGKSVVEGKSRLAGKLGERIASPLVTLVDDATLPGALGSRPFDSEGTASARLTLVEEGVLRSFMHNSVTARRTGQPNTGHASRTYSSTLSVSPTNLLLLPGAGIGQADGVLVTDLMGVHAGANPISGEVSVQAMGIETVGGEPHPVDDFAIAFNLFELLERVSAVGDDPTWSTDGSTIVNAPSLCVEDVSFAGG is encoded by the coding sequence ATGACAGTCCAAGAAGCCAAGACCTGGCTGCTAGCCGCGGCCGCAAAGCGCGGCGTCGAGCTCGAGGTCCTCTCCACCAGTGAGCGGCAGCTCATGCTCGAGGCGCGCGGCGGCAAGCCGTCCGAGGTCAAGTCGTCCACGCGGGCCGGCATCGGTCTCAGGGTGGTCGACGACGGCCGCACCGGTTACGCCTCGACGGAGGAGCTGACGACGGACGCCCTCGCGTGGGCGCTGGACGAGGCGGTGGCGAACGCCGCCATCACGCCGGCGGCCGGCGGCGCCCTGCCGAGAGGCCGGGCCCTCGGACGCACGGACCTGCTCGGGGAGGGCCTCTCGGCCCCCCTCACCGATAAGATCGCCACGTCCGTTAGCTTCGAGCAAGCCGTCACCGCGGACCCCCGGGTGCAAGCCATGCAGTTCGGGCGCTACATGGAGGCGGAACAACAGGTCGAGATCGGCTCCACCGCCGGGGTCGACGGCGGCTACCGCGCCGGCATCGCGCTCCTGCTCGGCGGCATCGTCATGCGCGAAGGCGAGAGCGTGAAGCAGGGCTACCATCTCGACCCGGCCGGCGATTACCACCAGCTCGACCCCGGCCGCACCGCCCAGACCATGCTCAGGCGCGTCGGGAGGCAGCTCGGCGCCAAGCCGTTGAAGACCGGCAGGCGCCGCGCCGTGTTCGAGCCGGAAGTGGTGACTACCCTCCTGGAGCTACTCGTCTACTCGCTCTCCGGCAAGTCCGTGGTCGAAGGCAAGAGCCGTCTGGCGGGCAAGCTCGGCGAGCGCATCGCCTCGCCGCTCGTCACCCTCGTCGACGACGCCACGCTGCCCGGGGCCCTCGGCAGCCGCCCCTTCGACTCGGAAGGCACGGCGAGCGCTCGCCTCACGCTCGTCGAAGAAGGCGTGTTGCGCTCGTTCATGCACAACTCCGTCACCGCTCGGCGCACCGGCCAACCCAACACGGGTCATGCCAGCCGCACCTACTCGAGCACCCTGAGCGTCAGCCCGACGAACCTGTTGCTCCTGCCGGGCGCCGGCATCGGCCAGGCCGACGGCGTGCTGGTCACCGACCTCATGGGCGTGCACGCGGGCGCCAACCCCATCAGCGGCGAGGTGAGCGTTCAGGCAATGGGCATAGAGACGGTGGGCGGCGAGCCTCACCCGGTCGACGACTTCGCTATCGCGTTCAACCTCTTCGAGCTCTTGGAGCGCGTGAGCGCGGTCGGCGACGACCCGACGTGGTCGACCGACGGCAGCACCATCGTCAACGCGCCGAGCTTGTGCGTGGAGGACGTCAGCTTCGCGGGCGGCTAA
- a CDS encoding TetR/AcrR family transcriptional regulator: MPETRRTTRTTRREQAEARRLQIIDAALNLFAQHGYAGTSTKQIAQEVGITEGLIFHYFPTKAELLIAVARQRMTFLAEALELLAGLEDLPAREVLGSIVLGWVEVIQSQADIVTMLLTESQTNAELGGAFRGVVDQLAGALSAYLTSRVRAGELRADLPVRASALMFFSSLMMFFLTNRGLPPEEWRARASRFTGEMLDTWFRGALATTAGRTAEPA; this comes from the coding sequence GTGCCGGAGACGAGAAGGACCACGAGGACCACCCGCCGCGAGCAGGCTGAGGCGCGGCGCCTGCAGATCATCGACGCCGCGCTCAACCTCTTCGCGCAGCATGGCTACGCTGGTACGTCGACGAAGCAGATCGCGCAAGAGGTCGGGATCACGGAAGGCCTCATCTTCCACTACTTCCCCACCAAGGCGGAGTTGCTCATCGCCGTGGCGCGGCAGCGCATGACGTTCCTCGCCGAGGCGCTCGAGCTCCTTGCGGGTCTCGAGGACCTGCCGGCGCGCGAGGTGCTCGGCAGCATCGTGCTCGGCTGGGTCGAGGTCATCCAGAGCCAGGCGGACATCGTCACCATGCTCCTCACCGAGTCGCAGACGAACGCGGAGCTGGGAGGGGCGTTCCGCGGGGTCGTCGACCAGCTCGCGGGGGCGCTGTCGGCCTACCTCACGTCGCGCGTCCGGGCGGGCGAGCTGCGCGCCGACCTTCCGGTGCGGGCGAGCGCGTTGATGTTCTTCTCGTCTCTCATGATGTTCTTCCTGACGAACCGCGGCCTGCCACCAGAGGAGTGGCGAGCGCGCGCTTCGCGCTTCACGGGCGAGATGCTGGATACCTGGTTCCGCGGGGCCCTCGCGACCACCGCCGGTCGAACCGCCGAGCCTGCCTGA